The proteins below are encoded in one region of Nitrospira lenta:
- a CDS encoding response regulator: MKSFLVTVDDDPQVSRAIERDLRQKYGEQYRILRAESGADALASLEQLKLRNEAVALLLVDQRMPKMTGIEFLAEASAFYPDAKRVLLTAYADTDAAIRAINDAQVDYYLLKPWHPPEERLYPIIDDLLDDWKASFKAPFQGIRVVGHRWSPHTHQIKEFLGKNQVPYQWLDIEKHAETRSLLQSIHASEDQLPAVVFPDGSSLIQPTTFQVAEKVGFRMKAEQPFYDVIIIGAGPAGLAAAVYGGSEGLKTVLVEREAPGGQASMSSRIENYLGFPAGLSGQDLARRALTQVQRFGVELLHPQEAVSVRVAGPARIVTLADGSELSGKTVLITTGVSYRTLDVPGAANLMGAGVYYGAGMTEVLACKDEDVYITGGANSAGQAAIHFARYASQVTMLVRGDSLTQTMSHYLVERINQTANICVEMNVEVAEAHGTSRLESLMLRHTTTQDCRTVSAQSLFILIGAQPHTDWLKETVLRDEHGFILAGPDLIRDDRLPAEWPLARMPYLLETSVPGIFVAGDARHGSIKRVASGVGEGTIAEKMIERYLEEV; the protein is encoded by the coding sequence ATGAAATCGTTTCTTGTCACAGTGGATGACGATCCCCAAGTCTCGCGTGCGATCGAGCGAGACCTCCGTCAAAAATACGGAGAACAGTACCGGATCCTCCGCGCTGAGTCGGGGGCGGATGCGCTCGCCTCGCTGGAACAGCTCAAGCTTCGGAATGAAGCAGTTGCGCTGTTGTTGGTGGATCAACGGATGCCGAAGATGACGGGGATAGAATTTTTGGCGGAGGCCAGTGCGTTTTATCCCGACGCGAAACGCGTCTTGTTGACGGCGTACGCCGATACGGATGCGGCGATCCGCGCCATCAATGATGCGCAAGTCGATTATTATTTGCTGAAACCCTGGCATCCGCCGGAAGAGCGTCTGTACCCGATCATCGACGATCTGTTGGATGACTGGAAGGCCTCATTTAAAGCTCCGTTCCAAGGGATTCGCGTGGTGGGGCATCGCTGGTCGCCTCACACCCATCAGATCAAAGAATTCTTGGGAAAGAACCAAGTCCCCTATCAATGGCTGGATATTGAGAAGCACGCGGAGACGCGTTCGCTGCTTCAATCCATCCATGCCAGTGAAGATCAATTGCCCGCGGTGGTGTTTCCCGATGGGTCGTCGCTCATTCAGCCGACCACGTTCCAAGTTGCAGAGAAAGTTGGCTTTCGAATGAAGGCCGAACAACCGTTTTATGACGTGATCATTATTGGCGCCGGGCCCGCCGGATTAGCCGCGGCCGTTTACGGCGGCTCTGAAGGGCTCAAGACCGTGTTGGTCGAACGTGAAGCGCCAGGTGGACAGGCCAGTATGAGTTCTCGGATCGAGAACTATCTTGGGTTCCCGGCCGGGCTCAGCGGCCAAGATCTGGCTCGACGGGCGTTGACGCAAGTGCAACGATTCGGTGTCGAGTTATTGCATCCGCAGGAGGCCGTCAGTGTTCGTGTGGCTGGCCCTGCACGGATCGTTACGCTTGCTGACGGCAGTGAGCTCAGCGGGAAGACCGTCCTCATTACGACCGGGGTGTCCTATCGAACACTCGATGTACCCGGTGCAGCCAACTTGATGGGGGCGGGTGTGTATTATGGCGCGGGTATGACGGAAGTCCTTGCGTGCAAGGACGAGGATGTCTACATCACCGGAGGCGCCAATTCTGCGGGGCAAGCGGCGATTCACTTTGCACGGTATGCGAGCCAGGTCACCATGCTCGTGCGTGGCGACTCACTGACACAGACGATGTCTCACTATCTTGTCGAGCGGATTAACCAAACGGCCAATATTTGTGTCGAAATGAACGTTGAGGTGGCCGAAGCCCATGGGACGTCTCGGCTTGAATCCTTGATGCTCCGACACACGACAACGCAGGACTGCCGTACCGTGTCGGCGCAGTCGCTGTTTATTCTCATCGGCGCCCAGCCGCATACCGACTGGCTCAAGGAGACCGTCCTTCGTGATGAGCATGGGTTTATCTTAGCCGGTCCCGATTTGATTCGGGATGACCGGTTGCCCGCTGAGTGGCCACTGGCAAGAATGCCCTATTTGCTGGAAACCAGCGTGCCAGGAATCTTTGTCGCAGGCGATGCGCGGCATGGTTCGATTAAGCGAGTAGCATCCGGGGTTGGGGAGGGTACCATCGCAGAGAAGATGATTGAGCGTTACTTGGAGGAAGTGTGA
- a CDS encoding sensor histidine kinase, producing the protein MNIDALRYIPLFAELSPEESRCVELGEEIVVPAGEVIARKGDVGTFFDVVLEGEVRITLTHESREVATIVKTSGWFFGEVELVMDVPCLVDVCARTSCRLLRFSKEHFSALLRLCPAVAKEILRTLAVRLRALESFSQQREKLVSLGTMAAGLAHELNNPAAAARRAASELHTVAGRLPSLACRLNKQQLSATQSDAVAHILREMTSRVGLTIALDPLTRNDREAEVLEWLEQHRIADAWKLVSDLVNAGLDRDWLEDVGQRVPQEAIGDVLGWIAGILSLQELTQQVEQSTVRIAELVDAVKAYSYEGRAPLRDIDIHEGLESTLTMLSHKLKGITVQREYDRSLPLIPAYGNELNQVWTNLIDNAIDAVNGKGEVRIHTRREDHQLVVEIHDNGPGIPEDIQPHLFEPFFTTKEIGKGTGLGLIISYRIVALRHGGTIDFESKPGHTMFCIRLPMTRNTAADQAR; encoded by the coding sequence ATGAACATTGATGCCTTGCGATACATCCCGTTGTTCGCCGAGCTTTCCCCGGAGGAAAGTCGTTGCGTTGAGTTGGGGGAAGAGATCGTTGTGCCCGCCGGTGAGGTCATTGCGAGAAAAGGGGATGTCGGCACTTTTTTTGATGTGGTCCTCGAAGGGGAGGTTCGCATCACTCTGACGCATGAGAGTCGAGAAGTCGCAACGATCGTCAAGACGTCGGGATGGTTTTTCGGTGAGGTGGAGTTGGTCATGGATGTGCCGTGCCTTGTCGATGTGTGCGCGCGCACCTCCTGTCGGCTGCTTCGTTTTTCAAAAGAACACTTTTCGGCATTGCTGCGTCTGTGCCCGGCCGTGGCGAAGGAAATCTTGCGCACACTGGCGGTCCGGTTACGAGCGCTGGAAAGCTTTTCGCAGCAACGTGAGAAGCTCGTGTCTCTCGGAACTATGGCGGCCGGCTTGGCCCATGAATTGAACAACCCGGCTGCGGCGGCTCGACGGGCGGCTTCCGAGTTACACACGGTTGCCGGCCGTCTCCCTTCCCTCGCCTGTCGCTTGAATAAACAACAGTTGTCGGCCACGCAATCCGACGCCGTCGCACACATCCTGCGTGAGATGACGTCCCGGGTCGGGCTCACCATCGCGCTGGATCCGCTCACGCGAAACGATCGAGAAGCCGAGGTGTTGGAGTGGCTTGAACAGCATCGTATCGCCGATGCGTGGAAGCTCGTGAGCGACTTGGTGAATGCAGGACTTGATCGCGACTGGCTGGAGGACGTGGGCCAGCGGGTTCCTCAGGAGGCCATTGGCGACGTGCTGGGATGGATTGCAGGGATCCTGTCGCTTCAAGAATTGACTCAACAGGTTGAGCAGAGCACTGTGCGTATCGCGGAGCTTGTCGACGCGGTGAAGGCGTATTCTTACGAAGGTCGTGCGCCCCTTCGAGACATCGATATCCATGAAGGGCTCGAAAGCACGCTCACCATGCTGTCTCATAAATTAAAAGGGATCACCGTGCAGCGTGAGTATGATCGATCGCTTCCCCTGATTCCCGCCTATGGGAATGAGTTAAACCAGGTGTGGACCAATCTTATCGATAACGCGATTGATGCGGTGAATGGGAAGGGAGAGGTTCGGATCCACACGCGGCGAGAGGATCATCAGCTTGTCGTGGAAATCCACGACAACGGACCGGGGATTCCCGAGGACATTCAGCCGCATCTCTTCGAGCCATTTTTCACCACGAAGGAGATTGGTAAAGGGACCGGGCTTGGGTTGATCATCAGCTATCGTATTGTGGCCCTCCGCCATGGAGGAACGATTGATTTCGAATCGAAGCCAGGCCACACCATGTTCTGTATCCGCCTGCCGATGACGCGCAACACTGCTGCCGACCAAGCACGCTAG